The following proteins come from a genomic window of Drosophila sulfurigaster albostrigata strain 15112-1811.04 chromosome X, ASM2355843v2, whole genome shotgun sequence:
- the LOC133847842 gene encoding zinc finger FYVE domain-containing protein 1-like isoform X1, which produces MINLDTTNKVQSPIMQPLPYFQDEALRPDVINDAEFKSIPFINTNEYDSIDNANGVGNRGFLFLDADENLQIATPELFCKKLKCQEMDKIKVISIFGNTGDGKSHTMNQVFFDGEPVFRTSTEQSSCTIGVYAAMQREQGVLCLDTEGLLGTTAKSNKRMRMLLKILAISDIVIYRTRSERLHSDMYEFLGTASKAFCLHFTQALQSMGNGSTLGPAVIIFHETHYTKPLESTVEESAEDKLRNGFARLNYETNAFSSLRYVGIQTDAKKSTNFQKISDALRLEIENTAVRSPRQPSVVFKAMKLLNQKFAGEIIEKAINPFPEQYFTCGAHCESCSRRCQRSMGHVSDGEPHFNTQHCNYQHQYENKLYLCKACYNNGKEIVVSIRAQSQTDTALSGWAKYMWKGDVIECPYCGEIYRARQYWYGNRSPEVSVVHVQVVHVWKGDNAAQRANAHSAQMVLDSVNSLSEAFTNISGPWAKAFSDLLADKVAPSYWRPNQEIILCHACKRNFEKTGMPKHHCRGCGEGFCHTCSQHKLPVPARGWLQPVRVCNDCHQQLQRKSDATPAAEADFTYCNSHLSVVACTGSKPSNDEGDILVRKYGETIYNTISSVAAVAIDYPKEMIKDSARPSYWVPDAESPSCFICKSIFGSAEELELGQHTKPNGAQSALKSQKEHNAPAVNGGGGGPYVPGECRRHHCRRCGQAVCSDCSKNRMSVPERGWQTEVRVCDSCACVPRSSSSNGSRNSISSAISDAINGDDSITERDQQQQQQHPQQHQRRRSSSSNASCQQDYRNGNGNAVGNGNCNASDDAKAKTE; this is translated from the exons ATGATTAATTTGGATACGACAAACAAAGTTCAATCGCCAATAATGCAGCCGCTACCCTATTTCCAG GACGAGGCACTGCGACCCGATGTGATTAACGATGCCGAATTCAAATCGATACCGTTTATCAACACAAACGAATACGATTCGATAGATAATGCAAATGGCGTCGGCAATCGAGGATTTCTATTTCTCGATGCCGATGAAAATCTACAGATCGCCACACCGGAGCTTTTCTGCAAGAAACTGAAATGCCAGGAAATGGACAAAATCAAAGTGATCTCAATATTTGGCAACACTGGCGATGGCAAATCGCATACAATGAATCAAGTATTTTTCGATGGCGAGCCCGTATTTCGCACCTCCACCGAGCAAAGCTCCTGCACCATTGGCGTCTATGCGGCCATGCAGCGGGAGCAGGGCGTCCTCTGTCTGGACACTGAGGGTCTGCTGGGGACCACGGCCAAAAGCAATAAACGCATGCGTATGCTGCTCAAG ATACTCGCGATATCGGACATTGTTATTTATCGCACACGCTCGGAACGCTTGCATAGCGATATGTATGAATTCCTGGGCACCGCATCGAAGGCATTCTGCTTGCATTTCACCCAAGCGCTGCAGTCCATGGGCAATGGCAGCACACTGGGACCCGCTGTGATCATATTCCACGAGACGCACTACACCAAACCTCTCGAGAGCA CTGTGGAGGAGAGCGCCGAGGATAAGTTGCGAAATGGTTTTGCGCGCTTGAATTATGAGACGAATGCATTCAGCTCATTGCGCTATGTGGGCATTCAGACCGATGCGAAAAAGTCGACGAATTTCCAAAAGATCAGCGATGCACTGCGTCTGGAGATTGAGAATACTGCGGTTCGTTCGCCGCGACAACCGTCGGTGGTGTTCAAAGCGATGAAGTTATTGAATCAGAAATTTGCCGGCGAGATCATTGAGAAGGCAATCAATCCGTTTCCCGAGCAGTATTTCACATGTGGCGCCCATTGTGAATCGTGCAGTCGTCGCTGTCAACGCTCCATGGGCCATGTGAGCGATGGTGAACCGCATTTCAATACACAGCACTGCAACTATCAGCATCAGTATGAAAACAAGCTGTATCTCTGCAAGGCCTGCTACAACAATGGCAAAGAGATTGTCGTCAGCATACGGGCGCAATCGCAAACGGACACCGCGTTGTCCGGTTGGGCCAAATACATGTGGAAGGGCGATGTCATCGAGTGTCCCTATTGCGGTGAAATCTATCGTGCTCGCCAGTATTGGTATGGCAATCGATCACCCGAGGTTTCGGTGGTGCA CGTGCAAGTGGTGCATGTGTGGAAGGGCGACAATGCGGCGCAGCGTGCAAACGCACATTCGGCTCAGATGGTGCTCGATAGCGTCAACAGTCTCAGCGAGGCGTTCACAAACATTTCAGGGCCCTGGGCGAAGGCCTTCAGCGATCTGCTCGCCGACAAAGTGGCGCCCAGCTATTGGCGGCCCAATCAGGAGATCATT CTGTGCCACGCTTGCAAGCGCAACTTTGAAAAGACTGGCATGCCGAAGCACCATTGTCGTGGCTGTGGCGAGGGATTCTGTCACACGTGCAGCCAACACAAGTTGCCTGTCCCAGCTCGTGGCTGGCTTCAGCCAGTGCGTGTCTGCAACGATTGCCACCAACAGTTGCAGCGCAAATCGGATGCAACGCCGG cagctgaagctgactTTACTTATTGCAATTCCCATCTGTCTGTTGTCGCATGCACAGGATCGAAGCCAAGCAACGATGAGGGCGATATCCTGGTGCGCAAATACGGCGAGACCATCTACAACACGATCAGCAGCGTGGCCGCCGTTGCCATCGATTATCCCAAAG AGATGATCAAGGACAGCGCACGTCCATCGTATTGGGTGCCAGATGCCGAGTCGCCCAGCTGCTTCATTTGCAAATCGATCTTTGGCAGCGCCGAGGAACTGGAGCTAGGTCAGCATACCAAGCCCAACGGAGCACAGTCAGCGCTTAAAAGCCAAAAGGAACACAATGCGCCGGCTGTgaatggaggaggaggaggtccGTATGTGCCGGGTGAATGCCGGCGTCATCATTGCCGCCGTTGCGGTCAGGCTGTGTGCAGCGACTGCTCCAAGAACCGGATGTCGGTGCCGGAGCGTGGCTGGCAAACGGAGGTGCGTGTCTGTGATTCTTGTGCCTGTGTGCCGCGCTCATCGTCAAGCAACGGCAGTCGCAACAGCATCTCTAGCGCCATCTCGGATGCCATCAATGGCGATGATTCCATAACGGAGAGagatcaacaacagcagcagcagcatccacagcagcatcagcgacgtcgcagcagcagcagcaatgcgaGCTGTCAGCAAGATTATCGCAATGGCAATGGGAATGCTgttggcaatggcaattgcAATGCCAGCGATGATGCCAAGGCCAAGACCGAATGA
- the LOC133847842 gene encoding zinc finger FYVE domain-containing protein 1-like isoform X2: protein MINLDTTNKVQSPIMQPLPYFQDEALRPDVINDAEFKSIPFINTNEYDSIDNANGVGNRGFLFLDADENLQIATPELFCKKLKCQEMDKIKVISIFGNTGDGKSHTMNQVFFDGEPVFRTSTEQSSCTIGVYAAMQREQGVLCLDTEGLLGTTAKSNKRMRMLLKILAISDIVIYRTRSERLHSDMYEFLGTASKAFCLHFTQALQSMGNGSTLGPAVIIFHETHYTKPLESTVEESAEDKLRNGFARLNYETNAFSSLRYVGIQTDAKKSTNFQKISDALRLEIENTAVRSPRQPSVVFKAMKLLNQKFAGEIIEKAINPFPEQYFTCGAHCESCSRRCQRSMGHVSDGEPHFNTQHCNYQHQYENKLYLCKACYNNGKEIVVSIRAQSQTDTALSGWAKYMWKGDVIECPYCGEIYRARQYWYGNRSPEVSVVHVQVVHVWKGDNAAQRANAHSAQMVLDSVNSLSEAFTNISGPWAKAFSDLLADKVAPSYWRPNQEIILCHACKRNFEKTGMPKHHCRGCGEGFCHTCSQHKLPVPARGWLQPVRVCNDCHQQLQRKSDATPAEADFTYCNSHLSVVACTGSKPSNDEGDILVRKYGETIYNTISSVAAVAIDYPKEMIKDSARPSYWVPDAESPSCFICKSIFGSAEELELGQHTKPNGAQSALKSQKEHNAPAVNGGGGGPYVPGECRRHHCRRCGQAVCSDCSKNRMSVPERGWQTEVRVCDSCACVPRSSSSNGSRNSISSAISDAINGDDSITERDQQQQQQHPQQHQRRRSSSSNASCQQDYRNGNGNAVGNGNCNASDDAKAKTE from the exons ATGATTAATTTGGATACGACAAACAAAGTTCAATCGCCAATAATGCAGCCGCTACCCTATTTCCAG GACGAGGCACTGCGACCCGATGTGATTAACGATGCCGAATTCAAATCGATACCGTTTATCAACACAAACGAATACGATTCGATAGATAATGCAAATGGCGTCGGCAATCGAGGATTTCTATTTCTCGATGCCGATGAAAATCTACAGATCGCCACACCGGAGCTTTTCTGCAAGAAACTGAAATGCCAGGAAATGGACAAAATCAAAGTGATCTCAATATTTGGCAACACTGGCGATGGCAAATCGCATACAATGAATCAAGTATTTTTCGATGGCGAGCCCGTATTTCGCACCTCCACCGAGCAAAGCTCCTGCACCATTGGCGTCTATGCGGCCATGCAGCGGGAGCAGGGCGTCCTCTGTCTGGACACTGAGGGTCTGCTGGGGACCACGGCCAAAAGCAATAAACGCATGCGTATGCTGCTCAAG ATACTCGCGATATCGGACATTGTTATTTATCGCACACGCTCGGAACGCTTGCATAGCGATATGTATGAATTCCTGGGCACCGCATCGAAGGCATTCTGCTTGCATTTCACCCAAGCGCTGCAGTCCATGGGCAATGGCAGCACACTGGGACCCGCTGTGATCATATTCCACGAGACGCACTACACCAAACCTCTCGAGAGCA CTGTGGAGGAGAGCGCCGAGGATAAGTTGCGAAATGGTTTTGCGCGCTTGAATTATGAGACGAATGCATTCAGCTCATTGCGCTATGTGGGCATTCAGACCGATGCGAAAAAGTCGACGAATTTCCAAAAGATCAGCGATGCACTGCGTCTGGAGATTGAGAATACTGCGGTTCGTTCGCCGCGACAACCGTCGGTGGTGTTCAAAGCGATGAAGTTATTGAATCAGAAATTTGCCGGCGAGATCATTGAGAAGGCAATCAATCCGTTTCCCGAGCAGTATTTCACATGTGGCGCCCATTGTGAATCGTGCAGTCGTCGCTGTCAACGCTCCATGGGCCATGTGAGCGATGGTGAACCGCATTTCAATACACAGCACTGCAACTATCAGCATCAGTATGAAAACAAGCTGTATCTCTGCAAGGCCTGCTACAACAATGGCAAAGAGATTGTCGTCAGCATACGGGCGCAATCGCAAACGGACACCGCGTTGTCCGGTTGGGCCAAATACATGTGGAAGGGCGATGTCATCGAGTGTCCCTATTGCGGTGAAATCTATCGTGCTCGCCAGTATTGGTATGGCAATCGATCACCCGAGGTTTCGGTGGTGCA CGTGCAAGTGGTGCATGTGTGGAAGGGCGACAATGCGGCGCAGCGTGCAAACGCACATTCGGCTCAGATGGTGCTCGATAGCGTCAACAGTCTCAGCGAGGCGTTCACAAACATTTCAGGGCCCTGGGCGAAGGCCTTCAGCGATCTGCTCGCCGACAAAGTGGCGCCCAGCTATTGGCGGCCCAATCAGGAGATCATT CTGTGCCACGCTTGCAAGCGCAACTTTGAAAAGACTGGCATGCCGAAGCACCATTGTCGTGGCTGTGGCGAGGGATTCTGTCACACGTGCAGCCAACACAAGTTGCCTGTCCCAGCTCGTGGCTGGCTTCAGCCAGTGCGTGTCTGCAACGATTGCCACCAACAGTTGCAGCGCAAATCGGATGCAACGCCGG ctgaagctgactTTACTTATTGCAATTCCCATCTGTCTGTTGTCGCATGCACAGGATCGAAGCCAAGCAACGATGAGGGCGATATCCTGGTGCGCAAATACGGCGAGACCATCTACAACACGATCAGCAGCGTGGCCGCCGTTGCCATCGATTATCCCAAAG AGATGATCAAGGACAGCGCACGTCCATCGTATTGGGTGCCAGATGCCGAGTCGCCCAGCTGCTTCATTTGCAAATCGATCTTTGGCAGCGCCGAGGAACTGGAGCTAGGTCAGCATACCAAGCCCAACGGAGCACAGTCAGCGCTTAAAAGCCAAAAGGAACACAATGCGCCGGCTGTgaatggaggaggaggaggtccGTATGTGCCGGGTGAATGCCGGCGTCATCATTGCCGCCGTTGCGGTCAGGCTGTGTGCAGCGACTGCTCCAAGAACCGGATGTCGGTGCCGGAGCGTGGCTGGCAAACGGAGGTGCGTGTCTGTGATTCTTGTGCCTGTGTGCCGCGCTCATCGTCAAGCAACGGCAGTCGCAACAGCATCTCTAGCGCCATCTCGGATGCCATCAATGGCGATGATTCCATAACGGAGAGagatcaacaacagcagcagcagcatccacagcagcatcagcgacgtcgcagcagcagcagcaatgcgaGCTGTCAGCAAGATTATCGCAATGGCAATGGGAATGCTgttggcaatggcaattgcAATGCCAGCGATGATGCCAAGGCCAAGACCGAATGA
- the LOC133847842 gene encoding zinc finger FYVE domain-containing protein 1-like isoform X4, giving the protein MINLDTTNKVQSPIMQPLPYFQDEALRPDVINDAEFKSIPFINTNEYDSIDNANGVGNRGFLFLDADENLQIATPELFCKKLKCQEMDKIKVISIFGNTGDGKSHTMNQVFFDGEPVFRTSTEQSSCTIGVYAAMQREQGVLCLDTEGLLGTTAKSNKRMRMLLKILAISDIVIYRTRSERLHSDMYEFLGTASKAFCLHFTQALQSMGNGSTLGPAVIIFHETHYTKPLESTVEESAEDKLRNGFARLNYETNAFSSLRYVGIQTDAKKSTNFQKISDALRLEIENTAVRSPRQPSVVFKAMKLLNQKFAGEIIEKAINPFPEQYFTCGAHCESCSRRCQRSMGHVSDGEPHFNTQHCNYQHQYENKLYLCKACYNNGKEIVVSIRAQSQTDTALSGWAKYMWKGDVIECPYCGEIYRARQYWYGNRSPEVSVVHVQVVHVWKGDNAAQRANAHSAQMVLDSVNSLSEAFTNISGPWAKAFSDLLADKVAPSYWRPNQEIILCHACKRNFEKTGMPKHHCRGCGEGFCHTCSQHKLPVPARGWLQPVRVCNDCHQQLQRKSDATPGSKPSNDEGDILVRKYGETIYNTISSVAAVAIDYPKEMIKDSARPSYWVPDAESPSCFICKSIFGSAEELELGQHTKPNGAQSALKSQKEHNAPAVNGGGGGPYVPGECRRHHCRRCGQAVCSDCSKNRMSVPERGWQTEVRVCDSCACVPRSSSSNGSRNSISSAISDAINGDDSITERDQQQQQQHPQQHQRRRSSSSNASCQQDYRNGNGNAVGNGNCNASDDAKAKTE; this is encoded by the exons ATGATTAATTTGGATACGACAAACAAAGTTCAATCGCCAATAATGCAGCCGCTACCCTATTTCCAG GACGAGGCACTGCGACCCGATGTGATTAACGATGCCGAATTCAAATCGATACCGTTTATCAACACAAACGAATACGATTCGATAGATAATGCAAATGGCGTCGGCAATCGAGGATTTCTATTTCTCGATGCCGATGAAAATCTACAGATCGCCACACCGGAGCTTTTCTGCAAGAAACTGAAATGCCAGGAAATGGACAAAATCAAAGTGATCTCAATATTTGGCAACACTGGCGATGGCAAATCGCATACAATGAATCAAGTATTTTTCGATGGCGAGCCCGTATTTCGCACCTCCACCGAGCAAAGCTCCTGCACCATTGGCGTCTATGCGGCCATGCAGCGGGAGCAGGGCGTCCTCTGTCTGGACACTGAGGGTCTGCTGGGGACCACGGCCAAAAGCAATAAACGCATGCGTATGCTGCTCAAG ATACTCGCGATATCGGACATTGTTATTTATCGCACACGCTCGGAACGCTTGCATAGCGATATGTATGAATTCCTGGGCACCGCATCGAAGGCATTCTGCTTGCATTTCACCCAAGCGCTGCAGTCCATGGGCAATGGCAGCACACTGGGACCCGCTGTGATCATATTCCACGAGACGCACTACACCAAACCTCTCGAGAGCA CTGTGGAGGAGAGCGCCGAGGATAAGTTGCGAAATGGTTTTGCGCGCTTGAATTATGAGACGAATGCATTCAGCTCATTGCGCTATGTGGGCATTCAGACCGATGCGAAAAAGTCGACGAATTTCCAAAAGATCAGCGATGCACTGCGTCTGGAGATTGAGAATACTGCGGTTCGTTCGCCGCGACAACCGTCGGTGGTGTTCAAAGCGATGAAGTTATTGAATCAGAAATTTGCCGGCGAGATCATTGAGAAGGCAATCAATCCGTTTCCCGAGCAGTATTTCACATGTGGCGCCCATTGTGAATCGTGCAGTCGTCGCTGTCAACGCTCCATGGGCCATGTGAGCGATGGTGAACCGCATTTCAATACACAGCACTGCAACTATCAGCATCAGTATGAAAACAAGCTGTATCTCTGCAAGGCCTGCTACAACAATGGCAAAGAGATTGTCGTCAGCATACGGGCGCAATCGCAAACGGACACCGCGTTGTCCGGTTGGGCCAAATACATGTGGAAGGGCGATGTCATCGAGTGTCCCTATTGCGGTGAAATCTATCGTGCTCGCCAGTATTGGTATGGCAATCGATCACCCGAGGTTTCGGTGGTGCA CGTGCAAGTGGTGCATGTGTGGAAGGGCGACAATGCGGCGCAGCGTGCAAACGCACATTCGGCTCAGATGGTGCTCGATAGCGTCAACAGTCTCAGCGAGGCGTTCACAAACATTTCAGGGCCCTGGGCGAAGGCCTTCAGCGATCTGCTCGCCGACAAAGTGGCGCCCAGCTATTGGCGGCCCAATCAGGAGATCATT CTGTGCCACGCTTGCAAGCGCAACTTTGAAAAGACTGGCATGCCGAAGCACCATTGTCGTGGCTGTGGCGAGGGATTCTGTCACACGTGCAGCCAACACAAGTTGCCTGTCCCAGCTCGTGGCTGGCTTCAGCCAGTGCGTGTCTGCAACGATTGCCACCAACAGTTGCAGCGCAAATCGGATGCAACGCCGG GATCGAAGCCAAGCAACGATGAGGGCGATATCCTGGTGCGCAAATACGGCGAGACCATCTACAACACGATCAGCAGCGTGGCCGCCGTTGCCATCGATTATCCCAAAG AGATGATCAAGGACAGCGCACGTCCATCGTATTGGGTGCCAGATGCCGAGTCGCCCAGCTGCTTCATTTGCAAATCGATCTTTGGCAGCGCCGAGGAACTGGAGCTAGGTCAGCATACCAAGCCCAACGGAGCACAGTCAGCGCTTAAAAGCCAAAAGGAACACAATGCGCCGGCTGTgaatggaggaggaggaggtccGTATGTGCCGGGTGAATGCCGGCGTCATCATTGCCGCCGTTGCGGTCAGGCTGTGTGCAGCGACTGCTCCAAGAACCGGATGTCGGTGCCGGAGCGTGGCTGGCAAACGGAGGTGCGTGTCTGTGATTCTTGTGCCTGTGTGCCGCGCTCATCGTCAAGCAACGGCAGTCGCAACAGCATCTCTAGCGCCATCTCGGATGCCATCAATGGCGATGATTCCATAACGGAGAGagatcaacaacagcagcagcagcatccacagcagcatcagcgacgtcgcagcagcagcagcaatgcgaGCTGTCAGCAAGATTATCGCAATGGCAATGGGAATGCTgttggcaatggcaattgcAATGCCAGCGATGATGCCAAGGCCAAGACCGAATGA
- the LOC133847842 gene encoding zinc finger FYVE domain-containing protein 1-like isoform X3 translates to MAFLVSITEDEALRPDVINDAEFKSIPFINTNEYDSIDNANGVGNRGFLFLDADENLQIATPELFCKKLKCQEMDKIKVISIFGNTGDGKSHTMNQVFFDGEPVFRTSTEQSSCTIGVYAAMQREQGVLCLDTEGLLGTTAKSNKRMRMLLKILAISDIVIYRTRSERLHSDMYEFLGTASKAFCLHFTQALQSMGNGSTLGPAVIIFHETHYTKPLESTVEESAEDKLRNGFARLNYETNAFSSLRYVGIQTDAKKSTNFQKISDALRLEIENTAVRSPRQPSVVFKAMKLLNQKFAGEIIEKAINPFPEQYFTCGAHCESCSRRCQRSMGHVSDGEPHFNTQHCNYQHQYENKLYLCKACYNNGKEIVVSIRAQSQTDTALSGWAKYMWKGDVIECPYCGEIYRARQYWYGNRSPEVSVVHVQVVHVWKGDNAAQRANAHSAQMVLDSVNSLSEAFTNISGPWAKAFSDLLADKVAPSYWRPNQEIILCHACKRNFEKTGMPKHHCRGCGEGFCHTCSQHKLPVPARGWLQPVRVCNDCHQQLQRKSDATPAAEADFTYCNSHLSVVACTGSKPSNDEGDILVRKYGETIYNTISSVAAVAIDYPKEMIKDSARPSYWVPDAESPSCFICKSIFGSAEELELGQHTKPNGAQSALKSQKEHNAPAVNGGGGGPYVPGECRRHHCRRCGQAVCSDCSKNRMSVPERGWQTEVRVCDSCACVPRSSSSNGSRNSISSAISDAINGDDSITERDQQQQQQHPQQHQRRRSSSSNASCQQDYRNGNGNAVGNGNCNASDDAKAKTE, encoded by the exons ATGGCATTTTTAGTGTCCATAACAGAG GACGAGGCACTGCGACCCGATGTGATTAACGATGCCGAATTCAAATCGATACCGTTTATCAACACAAACGAATACGATTCGATAGATAATGCAAATGGCGTCGGCAATCGAGGATTTCTATTTCTCGATGCCGATGAAAATCTACAGATCGCCACACCGGAGCTTTTCTGCAAGAAACTGAAATGCCAGGAAATGGACAAAATCAAAGTGATCTCAATATTTGGCAACACTGGCGATGGCAAATCGCATACAATGAATCAAGTATTTTTCGATGGCGAGCCCGTATTTCGCACCTCCACCGAGCAAAGCTCCTGCACCATTGGCGTCTATGCGGCCATGCAGCGGGAGCAGGGCGTCCTCTGTCTGGACACTGAGGGTCTGCTGGGGACCACGGCCAAAAGCAATAAACGCATGCGTATGCTGCTCAAG ATACTCGCGATATCGGACATTGTTATTTATCGCACACGCTCGGAACGCTTGCATAGCGATATGTATGAATTCCTGGGCACCGCATCGAAGGCATTCTGCTTGCATTTCACCCAAGCGCTGCAGTCCATGGGCAATGGCAGCACACTGGGACCCGCTGTGATCATATTCCACGAGACGCACTACACCAAACCTCTCGAGAGCA CTGTGGAGGAGAGCGCCGAGGATAAGTTGCGAAATGGTTTTGCGCGCTTGAATTATGAGACGAATGCATTCAGCTCATTGCGCTATGTGGGCATTCAGACCGATGCGAAAAAGTCGACGAATTTCCAAAAGATCAGCGATGCACTGCGTCTGGAGATTGAGAATACTGCGGTTCGTTCGCCGCGACAACCGTCGGTGGTGTTCAAAGCGATGAAGTTATTGAATCAGAAATTTGCCGGCGAGATCATTGAGAAGGCAATCAATCCGTTTCCCGAGCAGTATTTCACATGTGGCGCCCATTGTGAATCGTGCAGTCGTCGCTGTCAACGCTCCATGGGCCATGTGAGCGATGGTGAACCGCATTTCAATACACAGCACTGCAACTATCAGCATCAGTATGAAAACAAGCTGTATCTCTGCAAGGCCTGCTACAACAATGGCAAAGAGATTGTCGTCAGCATACGGGCGCAATCGCAAACGGACACCGCGTTGTCCGGTTGGGCCAAATACATGTGGAAGGGCGATGTCATCGAGTGTCCCTATTGCGGTGAAATCTATCGTGCTCGCCAGTATTGGTATGGCAATCGATCACCCGAGGTTTCGGTGGTGCA CGTGCAAGTGGTGCATGTGTGGAAGGGCGACAATGCGGCGCAGCGTGCAAACGCACATTCGGCTCAGATGGTGCTCGATAGCGTCAACAGTCTCAGCGAGGCGTTCACAAACATTTCAGGGCCCTGGGCGAAGGCCTTCAGCGATCTGCTCGCCGACAAAGTGGCGCCCAGCTATTGGCGGCCCAATCAGGAGATCATT CTGTGCCACGCTTGCAAGCGCAACTTTGAAAAGACTGGCATGCCGAAGCACCATTGTCGTGGCTGTGGCGAGGGATTCTGTCACACGTGCAGCCAACACAAGTTGCCTGTCCCAGCTCGTGGCTGGCTTCAGCCAGTGCGTGTCTGCAACGATTGCCACCAACAGTTGCAGCGCAAATCGGATGCAACGCCGG cagctgaagctgactTTACTTATTGCAATTCCCATCTGTCTGTTGTCGCATGCACAGGATCGAAGCCAAGCAACGATGAGGGCGATATCCTGGTGCGCAAATACGGCGAGACCATCTACAACACGATCAGCAGCGTGGCCGCCGTTGCCATCGATTATCCCAAAG AGATGATCAAGGACAGCGCACGTCCATCGTATTGGGTGCCAGATGCCGAGTCGCCCAGCTGCTTCATTTGCAAATCGATCTTTGGCAGCGCCGAGGAACTGGAGCTAGGTCAGCATACCAAGCCCAACGGAGCACAGTCAGCGCTTAAAAGCCAAAAGGAACACAATGCGCCGGCTGTgaatggaggaggaggaggtccGTATGTGCCGGGTGAATGCCGGCGTCATCATTGCCGCCGTTGCGGTCAGGCTGTGTGCAGCGACTGCTCCAAGAACCGGATGTCGGTGCCGGAGCGTGGCTGGCAAACGGAGGTGCGTGTCTGTGATTCTTGTGCCTGTGTGCCGCGCTCATCGTCAAGCAACGGCAGTCGCAACAGCATCTCTAGCGCCATCTCGGATGCCATCAATGGCGATGATTCCATAACGGAGAGagatcaacaacagcagcagcagcatccacagcagcatcagcgacgtcgcagcagcagcagcaatgcgaGCTGTCAGCAAGATTATCGCAATGGCAATGGGAATGCTgttggcaatggcaattgcAATGCCAGCGATGATGCCAAGGCCAAGACCGAATGA